One region of Candidatus Bathyarchaeota archaeon genomic DNA includes:
- the speD gene encoding adenosylmethionine decarboxylase, protein MKKLKQIRELLVDLYGCKADLDNVEFLIYVLEIAAQEMGSKIIKTTSHKFSPEGTTVIIILAETHISIHTWPEHKYAALDIFICSEEIDPEMGWQAVKDALQPSSFEIRRITRKIE, encoded by the coding sequence GTGAAAAAGTTGAAGCAAATCAGAGAACTGTTAGTAGACCTTTACGGGTGCAAGGCCGACCTTGATAATGTTGAATTCTTAATTTATGTCTTAGAGATTGCAGCTCAAGAGATGGGAAGCAAGATAATAAAAACAACATCTCACAAGTTTTCGCCGGAGGGTACAACTGTCATCATCATACTTGCTGAGACGCACATATCAATTCACACGTGGCCAGAGCACAAATATGCTGCTTTAGACATTTTCATATGCAGCGAAGAAATAGACCCTGAAATGGGATGGCAAGCTGTAAAAGATGCCCTACAACCTTCTTCTTTTGAAATTCGCAGGATTACAAGAAAAATAGAATAA
- a CDS encoding QueT transporter family protein has protein sequence MGTKDLALTAVFVSLYVVINLVQTATVGNPAISGPVQLRVADCLIPLAALLGWPVVAGVTVGGVLTNVYAFIDPVDVVLGPIANLIAASLVLLLRRRQLPACIVAAFPIGVIVGGGYLWWFFDSPDILGLSLPTWMSMMVSITISSLIATAVIGYALLKILSRPGIIEPLKSRGLKVYK, from the coding sequence ATGGGTACGAAAGACCTTGCTTTGACGGCTGTTTTTGTCAGCTTATACGTTGTTATCAACTTGGTTCAAACTGCCACTGTTGGTAACCCGGCAATTTCTGGGCCTGTCCAGTTGCGTGTTGCAGATTGTCTAATTCCTCTTGCGGCATTGCTTGGGTGGCCTGTTGTGGCTGGAGTGACTGTTGGAGGTGTTTTAACAAACGTCTATGCTTTCATTGATCCGGTTGATGTAGTGCTTGGACCAATTGCTAATCTAATCGCGGCGAGTCTAGTTCTGCTACTTAGAAGACGCCAGTTACCAGCATGCATAGTTGCTGCTTTCCCAATCGGTGTTATTGTAGGTGGTGGTTATCTTTGGTGGTTCTTTGATTCCCCAGACATTTTAGGTTTAAGCTTGCCGACGTGGATGTCTATGATGGTAAGCATTACTATAAGCAGTTTGATAGCTACAGCAGTTATTGGCTATGCATTGCTGAAAATATTAAGCAGACCTGGAATAATTGAGCCGTTGAAGTCTCGTGGATTAAAAGTTTACAAATAA
- a CDS encoding 4Fe-4S dicluster domain-containing protein has product MKAEEKEIVKKFLSVNPEKCVGCSICEFACSLEKEGTLNPIKSRIRIIRGPPFIHLAVTCKQCEDPPCIRACPKDALFQSKETGAILVDDEKCDGCKWCLEACEYGAIRYDSDADTVVICDLCDGNPKCKEMCPEEAIDFVAEESDIVKAWVAASKKWIDASEKLVTMAKGEGVTDFLADSKEIMERIDEKYRELFARKK; this is encoded by the coding sequence ATGAAAGCAGAGGAAAAAGAAATCGTTAAAAAGTTCTTGTCTGTCAACCCTGAAAAATGTGTTGGATGTAGCATATGCGAGTTTGCTTGCTCATTAGAAAAAGAAGGGACACTTAATCCTATCAAGTCTCGAATTCGCATTATTCGAGGCCCTCCTTTCATACATCTAGCAGTTACCTGTAAACAATGCGAAGACCCACCGTGCATAAGAGCTTGTCCTAAGGATGCATTATTTCAATCTAAGGAAACTGGAGCCATACTTGTTGACGACGAGAAATGTGATGGCTGCAAGTGGTGTTTAGAAGCGTGCGAGTATGGTGCAATAAGATATGATAGCGACGCCGACACTGTTGTTATATGCGATCTCTGCGATGGAAATCCCAAATGTAAAGAGATGTGTCCTGAAGAAGCAATAGATTTTGTCGCTGAAGAGTCTGATATTGTGAAGGCTTGGGTTGCAGCTTCAAAGAAGTGGATTGATGCTTCAGAAAAACTCGTCACGATGGCTAAAGGCGAAGGAGTAACTGACTTTCTAGCAGATAGTAAGGAGATTATGGAACGTATTGATGAGAAATATAGAGAGCTTTTCGCTAGGAAAAAGTGA
- a CDS encoding 4Fe-4S dicluster domain-containing protein — protein MPKLHERKFVSADPEKCIGCCVCEYTCSMVKEKTFNPTKSRIRAIRLGPLVNLAVACRLCEDPPCVAACPRDALSQEENTGIIVVDEEKCNGCGWCIEACDYGAIMLHPEKKVVYVCDTCKELGKPQCVEWCPEEALDFVTADVLAQKARRTAVEKLFHEAVEKASE, from the coding sequence TTGCCAAAGCTTCACGAAAGGAAATTTGTCTCAGCAGACCCAGAAAAATGCATCGGCTGCTGTGTCTGCGAGTACACGTGTTCCATGGTTAAAGAAAAAACTTTCAACCCGACAAAGTCGCGAATACGTGCCATAAGGCTTGGCCCCCTTGTAAACTTGGCAGTAGCATGCAGACTTTGCGAAGACCCACCATGTGTTGCTGCTTGTCCAAGAGACGCATTATCCCAAGAAGAAAACACGGGAATAATTGTGGTTGACGAAGAAAAATGCAATGGATGTGGATGGTGCATCGAAGCTTGCGATTACGGTGCAATCATGCTGCATCCTGAGAAAAAAGTGGTCTATGTGTGCGATACATGCAAGGAACTGGGCAAACCCCAATGCGTTGAATGGTGCCCAGAGGAAGCCTTGGACTTTGTGACGGCAGACGTTCTTGCTCAAAAAGCTAGGCGAACTGCAGTAGAAAAGTTGTTCCATGAGGCTGTAGAAAAAGCTTCTGAATAG
- a CDS encoding aldehyde ferredoxin oxidoreductase family protein, giving the protein MSSYAGRILRVDLSTGKVETEPLKEEMAKKYIGGIGLGIRLLMDNSKPGTDPFSPDNPLIFVTGPLSGTMGPTAGNGYAVVSKSPATGGIAESKAHGFFGPELKRAGYDAVIFTGKSEKLVYAWIDDDSVHLLDAQHLKGKSPYETDVDIKEELGDYYIRVSAIGEAGEKLVRFASIINDEFRAIGRTGMGAVMGSKNLKAVAVRGTKDVNVADLEGFKEFIKMIHEHMKGPATRKYRTLGTPENVLVLNALAALPTRNFTQATFEGAEKVSGEYLNEHYVKKIIGCATCAMRCDHVAVVPEGPYKGSTSRMEFECLWALGPNCGVDRLDAIVEAMRLCNHYGVDGISTGVIVSFAMDLYKNGILTKENTDNLDLRFGNHEALIEMVKKIGSRDGWLGDVLAEGTKRAAEKIGKGAEKYACHIKGLELPGYDIRGLKTAAIGFAVSFRGACHLRSGAYSPDVKGKVNRFVIEKGRGKIVMDNEDVYNVIDSLILCKFSRGTYYDGLEDMAKYYTLATGIKITVKELRKAGERINNLARLFNVREGMGTREYDALPPKIMTVPIPDEGVAKGSVVNKEEFELGLDDYYETRGWTKEGIPTIKKLNELNLGEFAYIVKGRGEK; this is encoded by the coding sequence TTGTCATCATATGCAGGACGAATATTACGCGTTGATCTCTCAACTGGAAAAGTCGAAACAGAACCATTGAAAGAGGAAATGGCTAAGAAGTACATTGGAGGCATAGGGCTCGGCATTCGCCTGCTCATGGATAACTCAAAGCCAGGTACTGATCCTTTCAGCCCTGACAACCCTTTGATCTTTGTAACAGGCCCTCTCAGCGGCACTATGGGACCTACTGCAGGAAACGGATATGCAGTGGTTTCGAAATCACCTGCAACTGGAGGAATAGCTGAGTCTAAGGCTCACGGCTTCTTTGGACCTGAACTGAAACGAGCGGGCTATGACGCAGTTATCTTTACAGGAAAATCTGAAAAACTTGTGTATGCATGGATTGACGATGACTCGGTTCATCTGCTGGATGCCCAGCACCTGAAAGGAAAGTCACCATATGAAACGGATGTAGATATCAAAGAAGAATTAGGTGACTATTACATTCGTGTCTCAGCAATCGGCGAAGCTGGAGAAAAACTCGTTCGTTTCGCGTCAATCATAAACGACGAGTTCAGAGCCATCGGAAGAACTGGCATGGGCGCTGTAATGGGTTCTAAAAACCTGAAAGCTGTGGCTGTTCGCGGAACAAAAGATGTGAACGTAGCAGACCTTGAAGGATTCAAAGAATTCATAAAGATGATACATGAACACATGAAAGGCCCTGCAACGAGAAAATACAGAACCCTTGGAACCCCCGAAAACGTTCTTGTTTTAAACGCTCTTGCAGCCTTACCAACGCGTAACTTCACTCAAGCCACCTTTGAAGGAGCAGAAAAAGTTAGCGGAGAATACTTGAACGAGCATTACGTAAAGAAAATAATCGGGTGCGCAACATGTGCCATGCGTTGCGACCATGTAGCGGTTGTACCTGAAGGCCCGTACAAAGGATCAACTTCAAGAATGGAATTCGAATGTCTATGGGCGCTTGGACCAAACTGCGGTGTCGATCGGTTGGACGCAATTGTTGAAGCAATGCGCCTATGCAACCATTATGGTGTAGACGGCATCTCTACAGGAGTTATCGTCAGTTTTGCCATGGATTTGTACAAGAATGGAATTCTCACAAAAGAAAATACTGACAACTTAGACCTTCGCTTTGGAAATCATGAAGCCTTGATAGAAATGGTGAAGAAGATCGGTTCTCGGGATGGCTGGTTGGGTGATGTGCTAGCAGAGGGAACCAAGAGAGCAGCTGAAAAAATCGGCAAAGGCGCTGAAAAATACGCTTGTCACATTAAAGGTTTGGAGCTACCAGGCTATGACATAAGAGGTTTGAAGACAGCAGCCATAGGATTTGCGGTTTCTTTCCGAGGAGCTTGCCACCTTCGATCTGGTGCCTACTCACCTGACGTCAAGGGTAAGGTAAATCGCTTCGTCATTGAGAAAGGAAGGGGAAAAATAGTTATGGACAACGAAGACGTGTACAACGTCATTGACTCGCTTATATTATGCAAATTCTCGAGAGGCACATATTATGACGGCCTTGAAGACATGGCTAAGTACTATACTCTAGCAACTGGTATTAAAATAACCGTTAAAGAATTGAGAAAAGCTGGCGAAAGAATAAACAATCTAGCAAGGCTTTTCAACGTCCGAGAAGGCATGGGAACAAGGGAATACGATGCCTTGCCACCAAAAATAATGACTGTACCCATACCTGACGAGGGAGTTGCGAAGGGAAGCGTCGTTAACAAAGAAGAATTTGAGCTGGGATTAGATGACTATTACGAAACACGCGGATGGACAAAAGAAGGCATTCCCACAATCAAGAAACTCAACGAACTGAACTTAGGTGAGTTTGCTTACATAGTGAAAGGAAGAGGAGAGAAATAA
- a CDS encoding cohesin domain-containing protein → MISRRTSQTMLILITLVTATIITLLAQAPSTYAADSAIRVVPATLEFGPANATGQEFTIDVNIENVTNFYGLDLQFAWDTEYLAYVSHTMTIPADDYPDGVLWEPGISVKDDVDEVAGTYWVSYASMDPAPSFDGTGKAFNMTFMIIKHPWELYEPDAVMDFRFTYTALSDKPGDPLPGGWDVYDGTVILHKIPYVYPPKPMLKIMPETAQPPTGTQFTSDVYVMAEDETDLDPFWDVGGFDVWMHFSRSAAPYIIMEAIDVTIDPDGTFTAFWPGGIIKLVEDFDNTAGTVHVAFLGIPDIDTSNHTPPEGTFRIFTVTFNATYAGPPDLSVDITLKNPTLFIHQATPDADSGLIDLASPVGELWTMVNPDDYGTNVELTRWVDADFDGELSAGDKIMLNDTTSDFWHEYVVNDLAGTLEMTQQPFQLTQEFTVVDGIPDVWDKPVVADTGTYNDKDGNPYWTGNFSLSYDVSSVNSIHVTPPFSAPYDLVEGTDFIVHTGTPNVELLTPLDEQVINEYYIAGINGTPAGWPGIEHMASGFQSIWVDFNNGTSRWARNLGFETGPPNEYWYEGDWPNEIEGWWALDFGANITENPEAWPVGTQYWINYTVPADILVDYNAVPDPTPYIVEYDGTYTDFLALSDPTNTNWTETYAWPFRTHNCVGWSDEDTSGDLTVGDIITLEDNTRNSITAPYIIDKIATDIIVDQIGCICSVDPNDPFYCNEIIVGVAGFPHQDRALCPWHYSDSAIPLPHDVENAQVTIPEFPGSSALVLSLIAATIAVALAKKKSTKTKNVPLSI, encoded by the coding sequence TTGATTAGCAGAAGAACTTCGCAAACCATGCTGATTTTAATCACACTTGTAACAGCCACTATCATTACGTTACTGGCGCAGGCCCCGTCCACTTATGCAGCAGATTCAGCTATCAGAGTAGTTCCTGCCACTCTAGAGTTTGGCCCCGCAAATGCTACAGGCCAAGAATTCACTATCGACGTAAACATTGAAAACGTCACAAATTTTTATGGTCTCGACCTCCAATTCGCATGGGACACTGAGTACCTAGCGTATGTAAGCCACACGATGACAATCCCAGCTGACGACTACCCAGACGGTGTACTATGGGAACCTGGAATAAGTGTTAAAGATGACGTTGACGAAGTAGCGGGCACTTATTGGGTTTCATACGCCAGTATGGATCCAGCGCCATCATTCGACGGCACGGGCAAAGCCTTCAACATGACATTCATGATAATAAAACATCCATGGGAGCTTTATGAACCAGATGCTGTTATGGATTTTAGGTTTACATACACCGCTTTGTCAGATAAACCCGGCGATCCTCTCCCAGGAGGATGGGATGTTTACGATGGAACTGTCATTTTACATAAAATACCCTACGTGTATCCACCGAAACCTATGCTGAAAATCATGCCCGAAACTGCCCAGCCACCGACAGGCACCCAATTCACCTCAGACGTATACGTAATGGCAGAAGACGAAACAGATTTAGACCCATTCTGGGATGTCGGAGGCTTTGACGTATGGATGCACTTCAGCCGTTCAGCTGCTCCTTACATAATCATGGAAGCCATTGACGTCACCATCGACCCAGATGGAACCTTCACAGCATTTTGGCCAGGCGGCATAATCAAACTTGTCGAAGACTTCGATAACACCGCAGGAACAGTGCATGTTGCCTTTCTAGGAATACCAGACATAGATACAAGCAACCACACACCACCTGAAGGCACTTTCCGCATATTCACTGTGACGTTCAACGCAACCTATGCAGGCCCCCCCGATCTCTCTGTAGACATAACTTTGAAGAATCCAACGTTGTTCATACATCAAGCAACACCTGATGCTGATTCAGGGTTGATTGACCTCGCGAGTCCTGTAGGCGAGCTTTGGACTATGGTTAACCCCGATGACTATGGCACAAATGTTGAGCTGACCCGTTGGGTAGACGCCGATTTTGATGGAGAGCTAAGCGCAGGAGACAAAATCATGCTAAACGATACAACCAGCGATTTCTGGCACGAATACGTGGTGAACGACCTTGCCGGCACCTTGGAAATGACGCAACAACCCTTCCAGCTCACTCAGGAATTCACTGTCGTGGACGGTATACCTGATGTATGGGATAAGCCAGTGGTAGCTGACACGGGTACATACAACGACAAAGACGGCAACCCGTACTGGACAGGCAACTTCTCATTGAGCTACGATGTATCTTCTGTGAACTCTATCCATGTGACCCCGCCATTCAGCGCACCCTACGACTTGGTTGAAGGAACGGACTTCATCGTGCATACGGGCACTCCCAATGTAGAACTGCTTACACCTCTCGACGAGCAAGTAATCAACGAATACTACATTGCAGGCATCAACGGAACACCAGCAGGATGGCCAGGCATTGAGCATATGGCAAGCGGATTCCAAAGCATCTGGGTAGACTTCAACAATGGAACCTCGCGATGGGCGCGAAACCTGGGATTCGAAACAGGACCACCAAACGAGTACTGGTATGAGGGAGACTGGCCAAACGAAATCGAAGGCTGGTGGGCACTAGACTTCGGTGCCAACATCACAGAAAACCCAGAAGCATGGCCTGTAGGCACTCAATACTGGATAAACTACACTGTACCCGCAGATATCCTAGTCGACTATAACGCTGTACCCGACCCAACACCTTACATTGTGGAGTATGACGGCACATACACAGACTTCCTAGCCTTAAGCGACCCAACTAACACCAACTGGACCGAGACTTACGCATGGCCCTTCAGAACCCACAACTGCGTAGGCTGGTCAGACGAAGACACTAGCGGCGACCTCACGGTTGGCGACATCATTACACTTGAAGACAACACACGGAACAGCATAACAGCACCATACATCATAGACAAAATAGCCACTGACATCATAGTCGATCAAATCGGGTGCATATGCAGCGTTGATCCAAATGACCCGTTCTACTGCAACGAGATTATAGTCGGCGTCGCAGGATTCCCACATCAAGACAGGGCACTCTGCCCATGGCACTACAGCGACTCCGCAATACCTCTTCCACACGACGTGGAAAATGCACAAGTGACTATACCAGAATTTCCAGGATCTTCCGCTCTAGTGTTGTCTCTCATAGCAGCTACAATTGCCGTTGCATTAGCCAAAAAGAAGTCGACAAAGACCAAAAATGTTCCACTCAGCATCTAA
- a CDS encoding cohesin domain-containing protein: MLKTKRIYGILLAVLILTVTSALNIDSSFSQETPLVYVDPPSITGLSISETFTIDVIIANITNFYGIDLQFGWDPAILEYVSHTMTIPADDYPSGILWEPGIKIKDEVNATAGTYWVAYASMDPAPVFDGTGKVFNMTFKVIGIGTCLLEAYLTYLSDKPGDPINHNKQNGYFSNYAPSEARIYVNPEKIVDSTLEPCKNFTIDINLEEIVELESFEFQLSYNTTILDTVNVTVNPPFSPPTEIQITEPEGQIRVAATASTPVSGSLIISSITFHVTEVGGTILNLHNITLIDTWNGTVPYEDPGDGYFNNILVTKLYVDPPTIIDPTLKPGDQFHIDIKVENAIDFYGYDLSLAYDTDIITCLGAITIPPDNDTNFILKMSINDEAGNIWINVTYHSPATPKTILIPTTIATIYFQVQTYGSTELDLHNTKIINQYGGAMSHEVGDGFFCTLIRDVAIVDVRTSRNATYPGRLVNVTVVAANLGDMIETFNVTAYYDSNEIGTQTVFNLAPHRNTTLTFTWNTTGLQPCNNYTIKAEAWQVPYEINIENNIYTDGFVKIKMIGDVNGDGIIDIYDLTAACGAYGSREGDPNWNPEVDLAPIWGIIEIYDLVTIASRYGQTCP; encoded by the coding sequence ATGTTAAAAACAAAAAGAATATACGGTATACTTCTCGCCGTACTAATACTAACCGTAACTTCTGCGCTTAACATTGACAGCTCATTCTCACAAGAAACACCCCTAGTCTATGTGGACCCCCCATCTATCACAGGCTTATCCATCTCAGAAACCTTCACCATAGACGTCATAATCGCCAATATCACCAACTTCTACGGAATAGACCTCCAATTCGGATGGGACCCCGCAATTCTAGAATACGTAAGCCACACAATGACAATCCCAGCTGACGACTACCCAAGCGGTATCCTATGGGAACCAGGAATAAAAATAAAGGACGAAGTAAACGCAACTGCAGGAACATACTGGGTCGCATACGCGTCTATGGACCCAGCACCAGTGTTCGACGGCACGGGCAAAGTCTTCAACATGACATTCAAAGTAATCGGAATAGGCACATGCCTCCTAGAAGCGTACCTAACTTACCTTTCCGACAAGCCCGGAGATCCAATTAACCACAATAAACAGAACGGGTACTTCAGCAATTACGCTCCATCAGAGGCTAGAATATACGTCAACCCAGAAAAAATCGTTGACTCAACGCTAGAACCCTGCAAAAACTTCACCATCGATATAAACCTTGAAGAAATCGTAGAACTAGAAAGCTTCGAATTCCAGCTGAGCTACAACACCACAATACTAGACACAGTCAATGTCACTGTAAACCCACCATTCTCACCTCCAACCGAAATACAAATAACAGAACCCGAAGGGCAAATCCGAGTTGCCGCAACCGCATCAACCCCCGTCAGCGGCAGCCTAATAATATCATCAATCACTTTCCACGTAACGGAAGTCGGCGGAACCATACTCAACCTGCACAACATTACCCTCATAGACACGTGGAATGGAACAGTTCCATACGAAGACCCAGGAGACGGATACTTCAACAACATCTTAGTAACAAAGCTATATGTCGACCCCCCGACAATCATTGATCCAACTCTAAAACCAGGCGACCAATTCCACATCGATATAAAAGTGGAGAACGCTATTGACTTCTACGGTTATGACCTCAGCTTAGCCTACGACACCGACATCATAACTTGCCTAGGAGCAATTACCATTCCACCAGACAATGATACAAACTTCATCTTAAAGATGTCTATAAATGATGAGGCTGGGAATATATGGATCAATGTTACATATCATTCTCCGGCAACTCCGAAAACCATTCTTATTCCAACCACGATTGCAACAATCTATTTCCAAGTTCAAACTTATGGAAGCACAGAACTTGACTTACACAACACAAAAATCATTAATCAATATGGCGGAGCGATGTCACATGAAGTTGGAGATGGCTTCTTCTGCACACTCATAAGAGATGTGGCAATAGTCGACGTTAGAACATCACGCAACGCAACATACCCTGGTCGTCTAGTAAACGTCACAGTAGTCGCCGCAAACTTAGGAGATATGATAGAAACCTTTAACGTGACAGCATACTATGACAGCAACGAGATTGGAACACAGACTGTTTTTAATCTGGCACCACATCGGAACACAACATTGACCTTCACTTGGAACACAACTGGCCTACAACCCTGCAATAACTACACAATAAAAGCGGAAGCTTGGCAAGTGCCATACGAGATCAACATCGAAAACAACATTTACACCGATGGCTTCGTTAAAATCAAGATGATAGGCGACGTAAATGGCGACGGAATAATTGACATCTACGATCTTACCGCAGCCTGTGGAGCTTACGGGTCTCGAGAAGGAGATCCCAACTGGAATCCAGAAGTAGATTTGGCGCCTATATGGGGCATCATCGAGATATATGACCTTGTAACAATCGCGTCGCGCTACGGACAAACCTGCCCCTAA